The Vibrio marisflavi CECT 7928 region GCGTCGATTGCAGAACAACCACCTAAGCCAATGATCCAATCCGGTTGGAAAGATTGCATTTCATCAAAGCCACACATGACCGTTTCTATAGAAGGGTCGGCTTCAACACCATCAAATACGTGTACTTCAAATCCTTTTGAGCGCAATAGTTGCTCAGCTTTATCGATATATCCAGTGCGTCGCATCGAACCTTTGCCGGTGACAATCATAGCTCGCTTACCTGATAGCTCAGTCAGCTTTTCAAATGTGCCAATTCCATGAAATGTTTTAGAAGGAACGATAAAATTTTCAGCCATAGTAGTTTCCTGAATAATATATGTAGTATCGATTTTTTTGAATTTTGACTTTACGTTATTATTACCAGTATTTTAAATATTCAATGGTTAACCTTGGGTTATCGCACAAACTATTAGTAAACAGCATTGTCAATAACTACTATATAGAAGTCATCAATAATAAAAGATAGCTAAAAGTAGTACTTTGATACTTCTTCTGGAATATCTTGTATCGTATCGCTATTTTTTAAAGATACGGGTAGTCGCTTAATTTTCAATTCACCATTATCTATTTGAAAATGTACAACTCTTTCACCTGACAACTCTAGTTCATATTCAATATCAAAGGCTTGGTAGGTTCCATTGACCTCAAAATCCTCCGTTCGAGCGGTGAAGCTCAATACTTGATGAGAGTTAATCCCGTCATTCAAGAAAATTAAATTATCATTGAAGTTTATTGTTTTTAATAGTTCGACACATGTTGGTAATGAGTCTAGTGTGATGGTAATCATGGTGAGCTCTCATTTATTAATTCTCGACCTGTGTATGATCCACTATAATAAGAAATTGTAAATGTAAAAAACAAACATATTGTCCATTAGTGAAAAATTGGACAATAGATATTGTTATAAACAGATGTACACTTTATAAAATTATATAAAAACATAGATCCGTACTGACTACTAATTGGCGTAGAAAAACTGGCAAACTCCTTGATAGAGTAGGGTAGTGAATAAATGTTAGACAGTAGTTTAAGGGAGCCTTAGATGATTGAGTCGTTTATAAGGGAAATATAGCCTAAGGTTGATTCTGCTCGGTTCTTTGTTTTAAACAGACTTGATACGCGTTAACCGTAAGATTCTTGAACGTTGTAGTACTAATTTTCGAGCCTCAAAATGAAATTTAAACATGGTTCACGTGCTTCAGTTAGATTGAAACTTGTTAAGTTTGTCTGCTTAAGAAACAAGAACCTTCATAAAGTATCAGGTTAATGTGACTGCCCATGACGTTTCGTCGAAACAGGAGCTGGCAACAGAGCAACAACGCGGTACTAGCTTTTTGAATAGTGATTCCAGTGATGATAAAGCTAAGTTAGTTAACAACTATAGACATTGAGTCGACGCACTTAGGCTAGCCAAGACAAGAAGCGACAGGCTCTCGAAATAAGAATGCTGCGACAATATTGTTGAATTCTACAAGTCAGACACGAGTACCAAAGGGAAAATACTTTATATCTAATAATCAGTAAAATAGCTGCAAAGCAGATAACTTACTGATTATTAATGTAAATTATATATTTTATGGTAAATGATAGTTATGTTTAATGATACGTTGCCGCTAAAGAGCATAGCACCGAGGTATTTACACTTCATATTTAACATAAGATACATAATGCGCACTGATAGGCGTGAGCAAAATCGGGCATCAGAACCAAGGCCAAACCCGCGCTAGCCATTGATATTGCTCGTAATCCTTGGCCGTTAAACTTTTTTGCAATACTTTCCCACATCGCTTTAACTCTAGGGTTTTCGTTGCGGTCTGCATGGCATCCTAACAAAGCGATTTCTGGATCGATTCCTGCGCCATCTGCTAGAAATACTGCTTCAGAATCAGATATATACCTTTTCCCATTTCTCATTTCACCGATTCGTTGCCTCGGTAAATTCAAATCGTGGGCAATCTGCTTATCTTGTACGTAACTTTTTGCCTTTTTGTAGGCATCTAATAATTGATTTTGATACACAGCAATTCCTCCGTTTGATCCAATTCTAGCTTATCAGGCATGATTTTCCGTGCTTAACAGGCACAAATATTCGTGCCTATAATCCTTTCCATAACAAATTAGCAGACTGTTCCGAACTGCTATTTAAGGCTAAGGAAATTATTTTATGCGTCGTTGGACTCTAGATTTGGCTACAGGCAAACGTGAGCTCGTTCGTTTTGAACCAGTCAGCGTGAATCGCCCGTTTACTTCAAGCTCGTATGATTACCAGTTGGATTTAACTAAGCCAATCAAAGACCACCGTCGTCCAGATTATCCTCGCGCATTTCTTCTTAACCAAAAACCTGACGACGTGATTTATTCTCACGACGTGTCTGACGTTTCGAAAAAAGTTTCTACGAGTCCGTGTTTGAATTTACCGCGTGGCTTCAAACGCAACGGCGACTTTTGCAAAGACATGCTGCGTGTGTATGCCGATGTGTGTCAGCAAAAAGATTCGGTTGAAGCTGTTCGACAATTACATTCTGCACACGAACGTTTAACTCGTCACGGTTACAGCTCGGCCATGGCTGACGATGACATTCGTCGATTAGCCGATACCAAGTCACGCCAGTTTTTAAAATCCGTTCGAACTCTGCCAACTGTTGATGAGCAATTTGAAAAAGTTGTCGAGCTTTTAGCTGACTTGGGTTTGGCATTTACCGAAGCTGCCATTAAAAAAGCCACGGACAATGACGAATTGTTCTCACTGGTCAATCGTGCGCTCGATGAAAACTGGCTCGTTCGTCAGCTTCGTCGCAAATGTGCTTATGAAGTTGAACAAGTGGCTCGTGATTTAGCGCTCGTTCAACGCTCAAAACAGATTTATTGCTCGGATTTCTCGTTAAATCGTCACCGTGATCGCCGTAATTCCAACGATATTGCCTTAGATAATACGGTCGCATTCGACGAAGAAAACCCCGATAACTGGTTTACTTTAAAGGAGTTATCAGAGAAATCGGTATCAAATCCAAGTATTCGACGCGGTGAAATGTTCGTCAGATTGCGTGGATTTGAAGAAATTGCCCAAGAATCCGGCCATGATGCGGTGTTCATTACTACAACTGCCCCATCCCGCTTTCACGCTGTGTCTAAAGGATCAATCAATAAAAACTGGATCGAAGCTGGCAAACCTGACGCTAAATCTGCTCATCGACACTTAATGTCTGTTTGGCAACAGCTCGGAAAAACGCTTTCTCAGCATGACATCAAGCTATATGGGATGCGAATCGTCGAACCCCATCAAGATGGCACGCCACATCACCACCTTTTACTGTTTTTGGATCGCAAACACACCAAGTTTGTTGTTTCTGAATTTCGCCGTTTATCGCTTAAAGATTCACCAAACGAAGCCGGAGCTAACCAATATCGGTTCAAATGTGAGCACATTGACTGGTCAAAAGGCTCTGCTGTTGGATATGTCGCCAAATACGTCAGCAAAAATATAGATGGCGCGCATATATCGACAGATAAAGATACAAATCTCAACGGTTTAGACGCTGCGGAACGTGTTGTGACGTGGTCACGTTTAAATAATATCAGACAGTTTCAGTTCATTGGTGGCCCGTCGGTTACCGTTTGGCGCGAGCTCCGTCGTTTGCGCGAAGAATTTCAAGAGGACGATGCCATGCTCACTGACCTAAGTGAACCTGAACATTTTTTATTAGAGAAAGTTCGCCGCTCTGCAGACGAAGGCGATTGGAAAGCGTTTTGTTATGCGATGGGTGGCGTTCAAGTGAAACGCAAAGATCAAACCGTGAAGGTTCAATACTCAGTGCCAGACACGATACAGAAATTGTTGGTGTCTGGTGAGTTCACCCCTACCCGTTTTGGCGACATGGCTCAGGCTCGTGTGAATGGTTTGCTGTTCCGCGACATTTTCTTAGCGACTCGTTTCCGCAATT contains the following coding sequences:
- a CDS encoding DUF3693 domain-containing protein, with amino-acid sequence MYQNQLLDAYKKAKSYVQDKQIAHDLNLPRQRIGEMRNGKRYISDSEAVFLADGAGIDPEIALLGCHADRNENPRVKAMWESIAKKFNGQGLRAISMASAGLALVLMPDFAHAYQCALCILC
- a CDS encoding replication endonuclease → MRRWTLDLATGKRELVRFEPVSVNRPFTSSSYDYQLDLTKPIKDHRRPDYPRAFLLNQKPDDVIYSHDVSDVSKKVSTSPCLNLPRGFKRNGDFCKDMLRVYADVCQQKDSVEAVRQLHSAHERLTRHGYSSAMADDDIRRLADTKSRQFLKSVRTLPTVDEQFEKVVELLADLGLAFTEAAIKKATDNDELFSLVNRALDENWLVRQLRRKCAYEVEQVARDLALVQRSKQIYCSDFSLNRHRDRRNSNDIALDNTVAFDEENPDNWFTLKELSEKSVSNPSIRRGEMFVRLRGFEEIAQESGHDAVFITTTAPSRFHAVSKGSINKNWIEAGKPDAKSAHRHLMSVWQQLGKTLSQHDIKLYGMRIVEPHQDGTPHHHLLLFLDRKHTKFVVSEFRRLSLKDSPNEAGANQYRFKCEHIDWSKGSAVGYVAKYVSKNIDGAHISTDKDTNLNGLDAAERVVTWSRLNNIRQFQFIGGPSVTVWRELRRLREEFQEDDAMLTDLSEPEHFLLEKVRRSADEGDWKAFCYAMGGVQVKRKDQTVKVQYSVPDTIQKLLVSGEFTPTRFGDMAQARVNGLLFRDIFLATRFRNWKVENKEQFLRAQRGIMTNVVDYFDALEREQEYQRMADERYQEYEHYVEQCEELQALIYSGHLEIDASSSVGAAPPDWMH